Proteins found in one Vulpes vulpes isolate BD-2025 chromosome 13, VulVul3, whole genome shotgun sequence genomic segment:
- the RUSC1 gene encoding AP-4 complex accessory subunit RUSC1 isoform X3: protein MLSPQRALLCNLNHIHLQHVSLGLHLSRRPELREGSLSTSPPPGDTGGKESRGPCSGALVDANSNSPAVPCRCCQEHGPSLENRQDPAQEEEGAASPSDPGCSSSLSSCSDLSPDESPISVYSQGLPGEDVHPQPSIIPLEQGSPLASAGPGACSPDSFCCSPDSCSGASSPRSPGLDSNRNTLTTCQEPPSPGLEEEDEGGEQDLLASELPEPDAGKTEPSWKINPIWKIDTELPDAGWKATGIIDSGCTIHRNSSSSWTTEPAKLDSGCKSNPVITEASPKTDAGWSDVSGEPASHRTITSFHELAQKRKRGPGLPPVPHVKKDRSDWLIVFSPDSELPPSGSLGGSPAPPREVTTFKELRSRSRATPPPVPPRDPPVGWALVPPRPPPPPVPPRRRKNRPGLQPITERPPEEGRAGSPVAGQEAPAAREPEEPGAQASRAAAPPPPRPPSAPRSAAAPRPLLEGAGTAGTPLPARPAGPPRAGLRLLGAPRPPQERLLPVRQSPVGAHSPPARGALPCLASPELALLLSPLFPRSSTFPAAAPPPRQVPAPPLPPPPRPQKGSRRTRSPPPPPRLPQSSWSFAGVPGAQRRWMAEAQSGTGQLQEQKKGLLIAVSASVDKIISHFGAARNLVQKAQLGDSRLSPDVGHLVLTTLCPALHALVADGLKPFRKDLITGQRRSSPWSVVEASVKPGASSRALGTLYGQVSRLAPLSSSRSRFHAFILGLLNTKQLELWFSSLQEDAGLLSLLYLPTGFFSLARAGCPALATELLLLLQPLSVLTFHLDLLFEHHHHLPLGPPPTTATPGSPPALQQTVHAVLHWGGRLAQSLRGAPGDTPSGPSALESAPAPGSWWEQLTQASRVYASGGTKGFPLSRWRAWRPGMAAGGPHDRPLPAEEATAGRGPWLGRLFGVPGGLAEGDGGTLKSRRPSSWLPPTVSVLALVKRGAPPETNSSPEELEASAASMVETHRAVRTLCDHVAATPEQLSFQRGEVLRVVATVNEDWLRCGRDGAEGLVPVGYTSLIL from the exons ATGCTGTCCCCTCAGAGGGCTTTGCTCTGCAACCTCAACCACATCCACCTCCAGCATGTGTCCCTGGGCCTGCACTTGTCCCGCCGTCCTGAGCTACGGGAGGGGTCCTTGAGCACATCCCCTCCCCCTGGAGACACAGGGGGCAAGGAGAGCCGCGGCCCCTGCAGCGGGGCCCTGGTGGACGCCAATTCCAACAGCCCAGCTGTGCCCTGCCGATGCTGCCAGGAGCACGGTCCCAGCTTGGAGAATCGACAGGACCCAgcgcaggaggaggagggggctgcctcTCCCTCGGACCCAGGCTGCTCCTCCTCACTCAGCTCCTGCTCAGATCTTAGTCCAGATGAGTCCCCCATCTCGGTGTACTCGCAGGGCCTCCCAGGTGAGGATGTCCACCCTCAGCCCAGCATCATCCCCCTGGAGCAGGGCTCCCCGCTGGCCTCCGCAGGCCCTGGCGCCTGCTCTCCGGACAGCTTCTGTTGCTCGCCCGATTCCTGCTCCGGAGCGTCCTCCCCACGGAGCCCCGGTCTGGACTCCAACCGCAACACTCTGACCACCTGCCAGGAGCCCCCTTCCCCGGGGCTAGAGGAAGAGGAcgagggaggggagcaggatCTCCTTGCCTCCGAGCTCCCGGAGCCCGACGCTGGGAAAACCGAACCCAGCTGGAAAATCAACCCCATTTGGAAAATTGACACGGAGCTCCCCGATGCCGGCTGGAAAGCCACGGGGATCATTGACTCTGGCTGCACCATCCACCGGAACAGCAGCTCTAGCTGGACAACGGAACCTGCAAAACTCGACTCCGGCTGCAAAAGCAACCCAGTTATCACCGAAGCCAGCCCCAAAACAGATGCGGGGTGGAGTGACGTCAGCGGGGAGCCGGCGTCGCACCGGACAATCACGTCCTTCCATGAGCTGGCCCAGAAGCGCAAGCGGGGCCCGGGGCTGCCCCCGGTGCCGCATGTCAAGAAGGACCGCAGCGACTGGCTCATCGTATTCTCGCCCGACAGCGAGCTGCCCCCCAGCGGCTCCCTGGGAGGCTCCCCGGCGCCGCCCCGGGAGGTCACCACCTTCAAGGAGCTCCGCTCCCGGAGCCGGGCCACGCCCCCGCCGGTGCCGCCCCGGGATCCCCCGGTCGGCTGGGCCTTGGtgccgccccggcccccgcccccgcccgtccCACCGCGGAGGAGGAAGAACCGGCCCGGGCTGCAGCCCATCACCGAGCGGCCGCCCGAGGAGGGCAGGGCGGGCAGCCCCGTGGCTGGCCAGGAGGCCCCCGCCGCCCGGGAGCCCGAGGAACCGGGCGCGCAGGCCAGCCGCGCGG ccgccccccccccgccgcgcccgccctccgccccccggtccgcggccgccccgcgccccctgctGGAGGGCGCGGGCACGGCGGGGACTCCACTCCCCGCGCGTCCCGCCGGCCCTCCCCGCGCGGGGCTGCGGCTACTGGGCGCGCCGAGGCCTCCGCAGGAGCGGCTGCTGCCGGTCCGCCAGTCCCCGGTGGGCGCGCACTCGCCCCCGGCTCGgggggccctgccctgcctggccaGCCCCGAGCTGGCCCTGCTGCTCTCCCCGCTCTTTCCCAGAAGCAGCACCTTCCCCGccgcggcccccccgccccgccaggtGCCCGCCCCCCCGCTGCCACCACCGCCGCGCCCGCAGAAGGGCTCCCGCCGGACCAGGAGCCCGCCGCCTCCGCCCAGGCTAC CCCAGAGTTCCTGGTCGTTTGCCGGTGTCCCCGGGGCCCAGCGACGGTGGATGGCAGAGGCCCAGAGCGGGACCGGCCAGCTGCAGGAGCAGAAGAAAG GGCTCCTGATAGCTGTGAGCGCCTCCGTGGACAAGATCATCTCGCACTTTGGGGCGGCCCGGAACTTGGTTCAGAAG GCCCAGTTGGGGGACAGCCGTCTGAGCCCAGATGTGGGGCATCTGGTGCTGACTACCCTCTGTCCGGCCCTGCACGCCCTCGTGGCGGATGGCCTGAAGCCGTTCCGGAAGGACCTCATCACGGGGCAGCGCAGGAGTAGCCCCTGGAGCGTGGTGGAGGCTTCTGTGAAGCCAG GTGCCAGCAGCCGGGCGCTGGGGACTCTGTACGGCCAGGTCAGCCGTCTAGCTCCGTTGAGCAGCAGCCGCAGCCGCTTTCACGCCTTCATCTTGGGCCTCCTTAA CACCAAGCAGCTGGAGCTGTGGTTCTCGAGCCTCCAGGAAGATGCAG GCCTGCTGTCCCTCCTGTACCTGCCCACTGGCTTCTTCTCCTTGGCCCGGGctggctgccctgccctggccacggagctgctgctcctgctccagccACTGTCTGTGCTCACCTTCCACCTGGACCTGCTGTTCgagcaccaccaccacctgcccctgggccccccacccaccactgCCACCCCAGGCTCACCTCCTGCCCTGCAGCAGACAGTGCACGCAGTGCTGCACTGGGGGGGGCGGCTGGCCCAGAGCCTTCGGGGGGCCCCTGGGGATACGCCTTCTGGCCCTTCGGCCCTTGAGAGCGCCCCAGCGCCGGGCAGCTGGTGGGAGCAGCTGACCCAGGCCTCCCGGGTCTATGCCTCTGGGGGCACCAAGGGCTTCCCCCTTTCCCGGTGGAGGGCCTGGCGTCCAGGGATGGCGGCTGGAGGCCCCCACGACAGGCCCCTGCCCGCGGAGGAGGCCACGGCCGGCCGAGGTCCGTGGCTGGGGAGGCTGTTTGGAGTGCCTGGGGGCCTGGCGGAAGGGGACGGAGGAACGCTGAAGTCCAG GAGACCATCCAGCTGGCTGCCCCCGACAGTGAGTGTGTTGGCTCTGGTGAAGCGGGGGGCACCTCCTGAGACCAACTCGTCTCCTGAGGAGCTTGAGGCCTCAGCTGCCAGCATGGTGGAGACCCACAG GGCCGTGCGCACGCTCTGCGACCACGTGGCGGCGACACCTGAGCAGCTGAGCTTCCAGCGCGGGGAGGTGCTGCGCGTCGTGGCCACCGTGAACGAGGACTGGCTTCGCTGTGGGCGGGATGGCGCCGAGGGGCTGGTGCCCGTGGGCTACACCTCTCTCATCCTCTAG
- the RUSC1 gene encoding AP-4 complex accessory subunit RUSC1 isoform X4 translates to MLSPQRALLCNLNHIHLQHVSLGLHLSRRPELREGSLSTSPPPGDTGGKESRGPCSGALVDANSNSPAVPCRCCQEHGPSLENRQDPAQEEEGAASPSDPGCSSSLSSCSDLSPDESPISVYSQGLPGEDVHPQPSIIPLEQGSPLASAGPGACSPDSFCCSPDSCSGASSPRSPGLDSNRNTLTTCQEPPSPGLEEEDEGGEQDLLASELPEPDAGKTEPSWKINPIWKIDTELPDAGWKATGIIDSGCTIHRNSSSSWTTEPAKLDSGCKSNPVITEASPKTDAGWSDVSGEPASHRTITSFHELAQKRKRGPGLPPVPHVKKDRSDWLIVFSPDSELPPSGSLGGSPAPPREVTTFKELRSRSRATPPPVPPRDPPVGWALVPPRPPPPPVPPRRRKNRPGLQPITERPPEEGRAGSPVAGQEAPAAREPEEPGAQASRAAAPPPPRPPSAPRSAAAPRPLLEGAGTAGTPLPARPAGPPRAGLRLLGAPRPPQERLLPVRQSPVGAHSPPARGALPCLASPELALLLSPLFPRSSTFPAAAPPPRQVPAPPLPPPPRPQKGSRRTRSPPPPPRLPQSSWSFAGVPGAQRRWMAEAQSGTGQLQEQKKGLLIAVSASVDKIISHFGAARNLVQKAQLGDSRLSPDVGHLVLTTLCPALHALVADGLKPFRKDLITGQRRSSPWSVVEASVKPGASSRALGTLYGQVSRLAPLSSSRSRFHAFILGLLNTKQLELWFSSLQEDAGLLSLLYLPTGFFSLARAGCPALATELLLLLQPLSVLTFHLDLLFEHHHHLPLGPPPTTATPGSPPALQQTVHAVLHWGGRLAQSLRGAPGDTPSGPSALESAPAPGSWWEQLTQASRVYASGGTKGFPLSRWRAWRPGMAAGGPHDRPLPAEEATAGRGPWLGRLFGVPGGLAEGDGGTLKSRRPSSWLPPTVSVLALVKRGAPPETNSSPEELEASAASMVETHRPVTGLVGGRLSLLHPGTQWPQNPAQLPGHRTTLPPESASLSANGEMTFPPRSCHL, encoded by the exons ATGCTGTCCCCTCAGAGGGCTTTGCTCTGCAACCTCAACCACATCCACCTCCAGCATGTGTCCCTGGGCCTGCACTTGTCCCGCCGTCCTGAGCTACGGGAGGGGTCCTTGAGCACATCCCCTCCCCCTGGAGACACAGGGGGCAAGGAGAGCCGCGGCCCCTGCAGCGGGGCCCTGGTGGACGCCAATTCCAACAGCCCAGCTGTGCCCTGCCGATGCTGCCAGGAGCACGGTCCCAGCTTGGAGAATCGACAGGACCCAgcgcaggaggaggagggggctgcctcTCCCTCGGACCCAGGCTGCTCCTCCTCACTCAGCTCCTGCTCAGATCTTAGTCCAGATGAGTCCCCCATCTCGGTGTACTCGCAGGGCCTCCCAGGTGAGGATGTCCACCCTCAGCCCAGCATCATCCCCCTGGAGCAGGGCTCCCCGCTGGCCTCCGCAGGCCCTGGCGCCTGCTCTCCGGACAGCTTCTGTTGCTCGCCCGATTCCTGCTCCGGAGCGTCCTCCCCACGGAGCCCCGGTCTGGACTCCAACCGCAACACTCTGACCACCTGCCAGGAGCCCCCTTCCCCGGGGCTAGAGGAAGAGGAcgagggaggggagcaggatCTCCTTGCCTCCGAGCTCCCGGAGCCCGACGCTGGGAAAACCGAACCCAGCTGGAAAATCAACCCCATTTGGAAAATTGACACGGAGCTCCCCGATGCCGGCTGGAAAGCCACGGGGATCATTGACTCTGGCTGCACCATCCACCGGAACAGCAGCTCTAGCTGGACAACGGAACCTGCAAAACTCGACTCCGGCTGCAAAAGCAACCCAGTTATCACCGAAGCCAGCCCCAAAACAGATGCGGGGTGGAGTGACGTCAGCGGGGAGCCGGCGTCGCACCGGACAATCACGTCCTTCCATGAGCTGGCCCAGAAGCGCAAGCGGGGCCCGGGGCTGCCCCCGGTGCCGCATGTCAAGAAGGACCGCAGCGACTGGCTCATCGTATTCTCGCCCGACAGCGAGCTGCCCCCCAGCGGCTCCCTGGGAGGCTCCCCGGCGCCGCCCCGGGAGGTCACCACCTTCAAGGAGCTCCGCTCCCGGAGCCGGGCCACGCCCCCGCCGGTGCCGCCCCGGGATCCCCCGGTCGGCTGGGCCTTGGtgccgccccggcccccgcccccgcccgtccCACCGCGGAGGAGGAAGAACCGGCCCGGGCTGCAGCCCATCACCGAGCGGCCGCCCGAGGAGGGCAGGGCGGGCAGCCCCGTGGCTGGCCAGGAGGCCCCCGCCGCCCGGGAGCCCGAGGAACCGGGCGCGCAGGCCAGCCGCGCGG ccgccccccccccgccgcgcccgccctccgccccccggtccgcggccgccccgcgccccctgctGGAGGGCGCGGGCACGGCGGGGACTCCACTCCCCGCGCGTCCCGCCGGCCCTCCCCGCGCGGGGCTGCGGCTACTGGGCGCGCCGAGGCCTCCGCAGGAGCGGCTGCTGCCGGTCCGCCAGTCCCCGGTGGGCGCGCACTCGCCCCCGGCTCGgggggccctgccctgcctggccaGCCCCGAGCTGGCCCTGCTGCTCTCCCCGCTCTTTCCCAGAAGCAGCACCTTCCCCGccgcggcccccccgccccgccaggtGCCCGCCCCCCCGCTGCCACCACCGCCGCGCCCGCAGAAGGGCTCCCGCCGGACCAGGAGCCCGCCGCCTCCGCCCAGGCTAC CCCAGAGTTCCTGGTCGTTTGCCGGTGTCCCCGGGGCCCAGCGACGGTGGATGGCAGAGGCCCAGAGCGGGACCGGCCAGCTGCAGGAGCAGAAGAAAG GGCTCCTGATAGCTGTGAGCGCCTCCGTGGACAAGATCATCTCGCACTTTGGGGCGGCCCGGAACTTGGTTCAGAAG GCCCAGTTGGGGGACAGCCGTCTGAGCCCAGATGTGGGGCATCTGGTGCTGACTACCCTCTGTCCGGCCCTGCACGCCCTCGTGGCGGATGGCCTGAAGCCGTTCCGGAAGGACCTCATCACGGGGCAGCGCAGGAGTAGCCCCTGGAGCGTGGTGGAGGCTTCTGTGAAGCCAG GTGCCAGCAGCCGGGCGCTGGGGACTCTGTACGGCCAGGTCAGCCGTCTAGCTCCGTTGAGCAGCAGCCGCAGCCGCTTTCACGCCTTCATCTTGGGCCTCCTTAA CACCAAGCAGCTGGAGCTGTGGTTCTCGAGCCTCCAGGAAGATGCAG GCCTGCTGTCCCTCCTGTACCTGCCCACTGGCTTCTTCTCCTTGGCCCGGGctggctgccctgccctggccacggagctgctgctcctgctccagccACTGTCTGTGCTCACCTTCCACCTGGACCTGCTGTTCgagcaccaccaccacctgcccctgggccccccacccaccactgCCACCCCAGGCTCACCTCCTGCCCTGCAGCAGACAGTGCACGCAGTGCTGCACTGGGGGGGGCGGCTGGCCCAGAGCCTTCGGGGGGCCCCTGGGGATACGCCTTCTGGCCCTTCGGCCCTTGAGAGCGCCCCAGCGCCGGGCAGCTGGTGGGAGCAGCTGACCCAGGCCTCCCGGGTCTATGCCTCTGGGGGCACCAAGGGCTTCCCCCTTTCCCGGTGGAGGGCCTGGCGTCCAGGGATGGCGGCTGGAGGCCCCCACGACAGGCCCCTGCCCGCGGAGGAGGCCACGGCCGGCCGAGGTCCGTGGCTGGGGAGGCTGTTTGGAGTGCCTGGGGGCCTGGCGGAAGGGGACGGAGGAACGCTGAAGTCCAG GAGACCATCCAGCTGGCTGCCCCCGACAGTGAGTGTGTTGGCTCTGGTGAAGCGGGGGGCACCTCCTGAGACCAACTCGTCTCCTGAGGAGCTTGAGGCCTCAGCTGCCAGCATGGTGGAGACCCACAG ACCCGTCACCGGTCTGGTCGGTGGCCGCCTCTCCCTCCTGCACCCTGGAACCCAGTGGCCTCAGAACCCCGCCCAGCTGCCTGGACACAGAACGACTCTTCCTCCCGAATCCGCATCCCTCTCCGCAAATGGAGAAATGACCTTCCCTCCCCGCTCGTGCCATCTGTAA
- the RUSC1 gene encoding AP-4 complex accessory subunit RUSC1 isoform X5 — MLSPQRALLCNLNHIHLQHVSLGLHLSRRPELREGSLSTSPPPGDTGGKESRGPCSGALVDANSNSPAVPCRCCQEHGPSLENRQDPAQEEEGAASPSDPGCSSSLSSCSDLSPDESPISVYSQGLPGEDVHPQPSIIPLEQGSPLASAGPGACSPDSFCCSPDSCSGASSPRSPGLDSNRNTLTTCQEPPSPGLEEEDEGGEQDLLASELPEPDAGKTEPSWKINPIWKIDTELPDAGWKATGIIDSGCTIHRNSSSSWTTEPAKLDSGCKSNPVITEASPKTDAGWSDVSGEPASHRTITSFHELAQKRKRGPGLPPVPHVKKDRSDWLIVFSPDSELPPSGSLGGSPAPPREVTTFKELRSRSRATPPPVPPRDPPVGWALVPPRPPPPPVPPRRRKNRPGLQPITERPPEEGRAGSPVAGQEAPAAREPEEPGAQASRAAAPPPPRPPSAPRSAAAPRPLLEGAGTAGTPLPARPAGPPRAGLRLLGAPRPPQERLLPVRQSPVGAHSPPARGALPCLASPELALLLSPLFPRSSTFPAAAPPPRQVPAPPLPPPPRPQKGSRRTRSPPPPPRLPQSSWSFAGVPGAQRRWMAEAQSGTGQLQEQKKGLLIAVSASVDKIISHFGAARNLVQKAQLGDSRLSPDVGHLVLTTLCPALHALVADGLKPFRKDLITGQRRSSPWSVVEASVKPGASSRALGTLYGQVSRLAPLSSSRSRFHAFILGLLNTKQLELWFSSLQEDAGLLSLLYLPTGFFSLARAGCPALATELLLLLQPLSVLTFHLDLLFEHHHHLPLGPPPTTATPGSPPALQQTVHAVLHWGGRLAQSLRGAPGDTPSGPSALESAPAPGSWWEQLTQASRVYASGGTKGFPLSRWRAWRPGMAAGGPHDRPLPAEEATAGRGPWLGRLFGVPGGLAEGDGGTLKSRRPSSWLPPTVSVLALVKRGAPPETNSSPEELEASAASMVETHRCGGADHSFTPAHPSGSPKGRAHALRPRGGDT; from the exons ATGCTGTCCCCTCAGAGGGCTTTGCTCTGCAACCTCAACCACATCCACCTCCAGCATGTGTCCCTGGGCCTGCACTTGTCCCGCCGTCCTGAGCTACGGGAGGGGTCCTTGAGCACATCCCCTCCCCCTGGAGACACAGGGGGCAAGGAGAGCCGCGGCCCCTGCAGCGGGGCCCTGGTGGACGCCAATTCCAACAGCCCAGCTGTGCCCTGCCGATGCTGCCAGGAGCACGGTCCCAGCTTGGAGAATCGACAGGACCCAgcgcaggaggaggagggggctgcctcTCCCTCGGACCCAGGCTGCTCCTCCTCACTCAGCTCCTGCTCAGATCTTAGTCCAGATGAGTCCCCCATCTCGGTGTACTCGCAGGGCCTCCCAGGTGAGGATGTCCACCCTCAGCCCAGCATCATCCCCCTGGAGCAGGGCTCCCCGCTGGCCTCCGCAGGCCCTGGCGCCTGCTCTCCGGACAGCTTCTGTTGCTCGCCCGATTCCTGCTCCGGAGCGTCCTCCCCACGGAGCCCCGGTCTGGACTCCAACCGCAACACTCTGACCACCTGCCAGGAGCCCCCTTCCCCGGGGCTAGAGGAAGAGGAcgagggaggggagcaggatCTCCTTGCCTCCGAGCTCCCGGAGCCCGACGCTGGGAAAACCGAACCCAGCTGGAAAATCAACCCCATTTGGAAAATTGACACGGAGCTCCCCGATGCCGGCTGGAAAGCCACGGGGATCATTGACTCTGGCTGCACCATCCACCGGAACAGCAGCTCTAGCTGGACAACGGAACCTGCAAAACTCGACTCCGGCTGCAAAAGCAACCCAGTTATCACCGAAGCCAGCCCCAAAACAGATGCGGGGTGGAGTGACGTCAGCGGGGAGCCGGCGTCGCACCGGACAATCACGTCCTTCCATGAGCTGGCCCAGAAGCGCAAGCGGGGCCCGGGGCTGCCCCCGGTGCCGCATGTCAAGAAGGACCGCAGCGACTGGCTCATCGTATTCTCGCCCGACAGCGAGCTGCCCCCCAGCGGCTCCCTGGGAGGCTCCCCGGCGCCGCCCCGGGAGGTCACCACCTTCAAGGAGCTCCGCTCCCGGAGCCGGGCCACGCCCCCGCCGGTGCCGCCCCGGGATCCCCCGGTCGGCTGGGCCTTGGtgccgccccggcccccgcccccgcccgtccCACCGCGGAGGAGGAAGAACCGGCCCGGGCTGCAGCCCATCACCGAGCGGCCGCCCGAGGAGGGCAGGGCGGGCAGCCCCGTGGCTGGCCAGGAGGCCCCCGCCGCCCGGGAGCCCGAGGAACCGGGCGCGCAGGCCAGCCGCGCGG ccgccccccccccgccgcgcccgccctccgccccccggtccgcggccgccccgcgccccctgctGGAGGGCGCGGGCACGGCGGGGACTCCACTCCCCGCGCGTCCCGCCGGCCCTCCCCGCGCGGGGCTGCGGCTACTGGGCGCGCCGAGGCCTCCGCAGGAGCGGCTGCTGCCGGTCCGCCAGTCCCCGGTGGGCGCGCACTCGCCCCCGGCTCGgggggccctgccctgcctggccaGCCCCGAGCTGGCCCTGCTGCTCTCCCCGCTCTTTCCCAGAAGCAGCACCTTCCCCGccgcggcccccccgccccgccaggtGCCCGCCCCCCCGCTGCCACCACCGCCGCGCCCGCAGAAGGGCTCCCGCCGGACCAGGAGCCCGCCGCCTCCGCCCAGGCTAC CCCAGAGTTCCTGGTCGTTTGCCGGTGTCCCCGGGGCCCAGCGACGGTGGATGGCAGAGGCCCAGAGCGGGACCGGCCAGCTGCAGGAGCAGAAGAAAG GGCTCCTGATAGCTGTGAGCGCCTCCGTGGACAAGATCATCTCGCACTTTGGGGCGGCCCGGAACTTGGTTCAGAAG GCCCAGTTGGGGGACAGCCGTCTGAGCCCAGATGTGGGGCATCTGGTGCTGACTACCCTCTGTCCGGCCCTGCACGCCCTCGTGGCGGATGGCCTGAAGCCGTTCCGGAAGGACCTCATCACGGGGCAGCGCAGGAGTAGCCCCTGGAGCGTGGTGGAGGCTTCTGTGAAGCCAG GTGCCAGCAGCCGGGCGCTGGGGACTCTGTACGGCCAGGTCAGCCGTCTAGCTCCGTTGAGCAGCAGCCGCAGCCGCTTTCACGCCTTCATCTTGGGCCTCCTTAA CACCAAGCAGCTGGAGCTGTGGTTCTCGAGCCTCCAGGAAGATGCAG GCCTGCTGTCCCTCCTGTACCTGCCCACTGGCTTCTTCTCCTTGGCCCGGGctggctgccctgccctggccacggagctgctgctcctgctccagccACTGTCTGTGCTCACCTTCCACCTGGACCTGCTGTTCgagcaccaccaccacctgcccctgggccccccacccaccactgCCACCCCAGGCTCACCTCCTGCCCTGCAGCAGACAGTGCACGCAGTGCTGCACTGGGGGGGGCGGCTGGCCCAGAGCCTTCGGGGGGCCCCTGGGGATACGCCTTCTGGCCCTTCGGCCCTTGAGAGCGCCCCAGCGCCGGGCAGCTGGTGGGAGCAGCTGACCCAGGCCTCCCGGGTCTATGCCTCTGGGGGCACCAAGGGCTTCCCCCTTTCCCGGTGGAGGGCCTGGCGTCCAGGGATGGCGGCTGGAGGCCCCCACGACAGGCCCCTGCCCGCGGAGGAGGCCACGGCCGGCCGAGGTCCGTGGCTGGGGAGGCTGTTTGGAGTGCCTGGGGGCCTGGCGGAAGGGGACGGAGGAACGCTGAAGTCCAG GAGACCATCCAGCTGGCTGCCCCCGACAGTGAGTGTGTTGGCTCTGGTGAAGCGGGGGGCACCTCCTGAGACCAACTCGTCTCCTGAGGAGCTTGAGGCCTCAGCTGCCAGCATGGTGGAGACCCACAGGTGTGGGGGTGCAGACCACAG CTtcaccccagcccacccctctGGCTCCCCGAAGGGCCGTGCGCACGCTCTGCGACCACGTGGCGGCGACACCTGA